Proteins encoded within one genomic window of bacterium:
- a CDS encoding DUF362 domain-containing protein: protein MDRREFCKTLTAALALPAAAWTAAPPSKLVVVRNAAPAELVRKAVQALGGMSQFVKKGQTVLLKPNIGWDRSPEQAANTNPEAVAEVVKMCFEAGAGRVRVLDRTCNQAQRCYSRSGIEQAAAAAGAQVRHIIDSRFKEVAIPQGVLLKSWPLYLDVLEADVFINMPVAKHHSISQYTLGFKNIMGVMGGDRGSIHNKFMTKIVDINSAVKPTLTIIDAYRVMLRNGPTGGSLADVAEKKTVIAGVDRVAVDAYAMSLFGVKPEQVEYLRLASERGLGQLDLTRVPIEEINS from the coding sequence ATCGATCGACGCGAATTTTGTAAAACTCTGACCGCCGCTTTGGCCCTGCCTGCCGCCGCTTGGACTGCTGCTCCGCCCTCCAAACTGGTGGTCGTGCGCAACGCCGCACCCGCTGAGTTGGTGCGCAAAGCCGTGCAGGCGCTGGGCGGCATGTCTCAGTTTGTCAAAAAAGGCCAGACTGTTTTACTAAAGCCGAATATCGGTTGGGACCGGTCGCCCGAACAGGCGGCGAACACCAACCCCGAGGCAGTGGCAGAGGTCGTTAAAATGTGTTTCGAAGCGGGCGCCGGCCGCGTGCGGGTTCTCGACCGCACCTGCAATCAAGCGCAGCGCTGCTACAGCCGCAGCGGCATCGAACAGGCCGCTGCCGCAGCCGGCGCTCAGGTCCGGCATATCATCGACAGCCGTTTCAAAGAGGTCGCGATCCCGCAGGGCGTGCTGCTGAAATCTTGGCCCCTTTATCTCGATGTGCTGGAAGCCGATGTCTTTATCAACATGCCTGTGGCCAAACATCACTCGATCTCGCAATACACGCTGGGTTTTAAAAACATCATGGGCGTGATGGGCGGCGACCGCGGCTCCATTCATAATAAATTCATGACTAAAATCGTTGACATCAATTCTGCGGTCAAACCCACCTTGACCATCATCGACGCTTACCGGGTTATGTTGCGCAACGGCCCCACCGGCGGCAGCCTGGCGGATGTGGCGGAGAAAAAGACCGTCATCGCCGGCGTCGACCGGGTGGCGGTGGATGCCTATGCCATGTCGTTGTTCGGCGTGAAACCGGAGCAGGTGGAGTATCTGAGATTGGCTTCTGAACGCGGCTTGGGACAACTGGATTTGACCCGCGTACCCATCGAGGAGATCAACAGCTGA